A genomic stretch from Verrucomicrobiota bacterium includes:
- a CDS encoding transposase → MSQSERRHFSAQDKVKILRLHLLEGKPVSDLCEQYKMNPSLFYQWQRTFFENGARAFEGSGNARSETKWEKEVQGLESKLQRKHEVLSELMEEYIRLKKDIGEL, encoded by the coding sequence ATGAGTCAATCTGAACGGCGGCACTTCAGTGCCCAAGACAAAGTCAAAATCCTCCGCTTGCATTTGCTGGAAGGCAAACCGGTCTCCGATTTGTGCGAGCAATACAAAATGAACCCCAGCCTGTTTTACCAATGGCAGCGGACCTTTTTCGAGAACGGGGCGCGAGCCTTTGAAGGATCGGGCAACGCTCGTAGTGAGACCAAATGGGAGAAGGAGGTGCAAGGGCTGGAGTCCAAGCTCCAACGCAAGCATGAGGTGCTCTCGGAGTTGATGGAGGAGTATATCCGCTTAAAAAAAGACATTGGGGAGCTTTGA